Sequence from the Sphingomonas sp. SORGH_AS_0950 genome:
ATGTTCGTCGTTGATCCGCTTGAAATGGTCGAGGTCGAGCAGCGCGAAGGCGAAGCCGCCGCCCGAACGGCATGCCCGCTCGGCGGCCTGCTCCATTTCGTTCATCAAGGTGCGGCGATTGGCCAGGCCGGTCAGCGGGTCGGTGCTGGCCAGCCGGTCGAGTTGGGCGTTCGCGACGCGCAGCGCGCTGGTCCGCTCGGCCACGATCGCCTCCAGCACGTCGGCGCGCCGCCGGATCACCGCCGTCACCAGCCAGAAGGCGCCGCCGATCGACACCAGCAGCAACAGGCTCAGGCCGATCCGGGCGGGCCAGGTTTCATACCATTGCGGATCGACGGTGATCCGCACCTGTCGCGTCACCGTCCGCGCCGCCAGCCCCGGCACATGTGCGCTGAGCGTCAGCCAGTAATCGCCCGAGGGCAGGTTGGTATAGATGGCGGTGGCAGGGGTGCCCGCAGGCACCGTCATCCAGTCGGCATCGAACCCTTCGAGCCGATAGCGATAGCGTATCTCCTCGGGCGCCGCATAATCGGTCAGCGAAAAGCCCAGCCGCAACGTCCGGCCCTGACGATCGAGATGCACCACCGGGTCGCGCGCGACCGAGTCGATCGCCAGCAGCCGCCCGTTGATATCCGCCTGGCTGACGATCAACTGGGCGGTATCGCTCCTGTCCCGCCGTCCCAGCAGCAGATCGGGTTGCAGGACCATCAACCCCTCGGGCGATCCGAACAGCAACGATCCGTCGTTCATGGTGGCCGCCGCACGCTGGTTGAACGCACGCATCGGCATGCCGTCGCGCTGGCTCATTTCCAGGACATGGAGCGTGGTCGGATCGATGACCGATATCCCGCCCGCGCTCGCCGTCCACAGCCGACGCCGGGCGTCGGGCGTCAGCGAGGCGACATTGTCGCCCGCCAGCCCCTGCGCCTCGCCGATCGCGCGGAATTTCCAGCCGCCGCGCGTCGTGCGGCCGAGCGCCACGCCGCCATAGGTGCCGACCCATAATCTCCGTCCGTCGGGCACCATCGACCCGACATAATCCTGCGGCAGGCTAAAGGGATCGTTCGCCCGATTGGCATAGCAGACGAACCGGCCGCTGCGCGGATCGAACTGCCCGATCCCGCCGGGCGTGGCGACCAGCACCTGGCCATCGGGCCGCGGCAGGATGTTGATGACCTCGTTATTGGGCAGGCTGCGCGGGTCCGCCGGATCGTGCCGGTACACCGTCACCCGCCCGGTCGCCCGGTCGCGCTTGTACAGTCCCTTATAGGTGCCGATCAGCAGATCGCGCTTCGTCTCGGCCAGCGAAATGACCGGCAGGTCGCCAAGCTCGGGGATGACGAGATCATGGGTGGCGAGCGTCCGGGGATCGATTGCCACGACACCGCGCGCGCCGATCAGGATCGACCCATCCGACGATTCGAGCAGCGCCTTGATATCCTGACCGGCATGATGCCCGGCAAGCGCAAGGTGGCGGACCTGCCCCGCCGCCCGGTCGAGCCGATCGACCGAGCCGTTGCTGAAGCCCAGCCATATCTGCTGGCGACGATCGACCAGCACGCCCCGGACATTGTCATCGGCCAGCGACAGCCGAGGGTCGTGCATCGCCGAACCGATGCGCAGCACGCCGCCCCCCGGCCCCTGGGTCCGCGACGCGCCCAGTTCGGTCGCGGCCCAGATCCCGCCGCCATCATCCATCGCAAGGGCTCGCACCGTATCCCCGGCCAGCGCCAGCGGATTGCCCGTGTCGTGACGCAGCCCGCTGGCGGCGAACCCGCGCGCCGGGTCGAGCAGGACGATGCCCATGCCGTCGGTCGCGATCCATATCCGCCCGAGCCGGTCCTCGGCAAAGGCGCGGATCGTCCGGTGCCCGATCAACGGCGCATCGCTGGTCAGCGTGGGCAGCTGGACGAAATGCCGGGGATCGCCATTCTCGGACAGGTACACGCCATCCGACCCGGTACCGACCCAAAGCCGCCCCCGGCGGTCGCGCAGGATCGACCAGACATCGCCCGATGGCTTGTGTGCGCCCAGCGGAACATTCGTAAACGGGCTCGTACCCGGCGCACGCCTCCATAGGCCATGGTCGGAGCCTGCCCACAAGGTGCCGTCGCCGTCGCGGAACACCGCAAAGGCGCCCTGGGGGCGGCCATCGGGCGAGGGTATCGCGCTATCGGTCATCGGATCGACGCGATCGAGCCTGGCGATATAATGGTGCACGCCGCCATCCGAGCCGATATAGGCGCCGCCCGCCCCGTCCGGCGTGAAGCTGAAGATGCGGGCTCCCATCGCGCCGTGCGTCGGCTTGAGCCGGATGAACGCGTCCCGTTGCGGGTCGTAGCGGGCCAGGCCACCGACATTGGTGCCGATCAGCACGCCCCCGCCCGGCAGCGCCATCAGCGAGCGGACATAATTGTCGGGCAGCGAATGGGGATCGGCCTGGCGCTGCTTGAAGGTCCGCACCCGTTGGGTCAGGCCGTCATAGCGGGTCAGGCCACCGCGGGTGCCGATCCACATCGTCCCGTCACGCGCGCGCACGACCGCGGTGGTCGTGATATGCGGCAGGCCGATCGCTTCGCCGAGGCTCGCGAACGACGTCCATCGCCATGCCGCCCACGAATCGGCCGCCTCAAGGCGCCCCAGGGGCAGGATCATGACCGAAAGGAACAGGGCCAGCGCGGCCAGGGGACGGTATGGCTTCATAGGCTTATGCTGGGAACCTATAGCAGGCGACCTCATAAAACCGGGTTAATCGCGCCATGCGCCGCGTGTCGGCCTTTCACGGCGAGCGACGGGATCCGACTTGACGAACCGCCCGCGTTCCTGTTTCGTTTCCAGGGCCGTGCCTGATCGGCCGACGAACCTGACGAGCTTTTTTCCGTGTCGCTCCAGCCCCCTGCCCCCGACCCCGTCGGCGACAACCGCAAGATCATCCATGTGGATATGGACGCCTTCTATGCGTCGGTCGAACAGCGAGACGATCCCGGTCTGCGTGGACGGCCGGTCGCCGTGGGGGGATCGCGCGCGCGGGGCGTGGTGGCGGCGGCCAGTTACGAGGCGCGGGGCTATGGCGTCCGGTCCGCGATGCCGTCGGTCACCGCGCTGCGCCGCTGTCCCGACCTGGTGTTCGTTCCCCCGCGCTTCGACGTATATCGCAGCGTTTCGCAGCAGATCCGGGCGATCTTCGCGCGCTATACCGACCAGATCGAGCCGCTGTCGCTGGACGAGGCCTATCTGGACGTCACCAGCGATCGGGCCGGGCTGGGTTCGGCCACCGCGATCGCCGAGGCGATCCGGGCCGCCATTCGCGAGGAGACCGGGCTGACCGCCTCGGCCGGGGTCAGCTACAACAAGTTCATCGCCAAGCTCGCCTCCGACCAGAACAAGCCCGATGGCATTTGCATCATCCCTCCGGCGCAAGGACCGGCCTTCGTCGCCGCCCTGCCGGTCAAGCGTTTCCACGGCGTCGGTCCGGTCACCGCGCGCAAGATGGAGGCGCTGGGCATCCTCACCGGACAGGATCTGCGCGAGCGGCCGCTGGATGTCCTGCAACGGCATTTCGGCAGCTATGCCGACTATCTGCACGGTGCGGCGCGTGGCATCGACCACCGCCCGGTCCGCGCCCATCGCGAGGCCAAGTCGGTGGGCGCCGAGCGGACCTTCGAGAACGACCTGACCGAACGCGACGCGCTGCGGGCCGCGCTGGAGCGGGTGGTCGAGGCCGCATGGGTCCGGATCGAGCGGAGCGGCGTCGCCGGGCGGACCGTGACGATGAAATTGCGATACAGCGACTTCCGTACCATCACCCGCGCCCGCTCGACCGGCCACCCGATCACCGAGCGAGCGCAATTCCTGGCGATCGGTCTCGACCTTCTCGACCAGCAATTGCCGCTGGCCGGCGGCGTCCGGCTGTTGGGGCTGACGCTGTCGGGCCTCAACGCGGCGCATGGCGGCGGGGATGGGCCGAGCCAGGCCGAACTGCCCTTATAGGCCTTTGGTCACACGGCCCGGTCGGCGTCCGCTTCCGTCTCCTCAGCGGCCTCGAGGACCAGGATCGCAACCGCCCCCAATCCTTGCCCATGGCTATGCAGTTCGAGCGATCCACCCATCGCGGCCGTGGAATTGGCGCACCAGTGGAGACCCAGCCCGCCGGATTTCTCGGTCCGGGTGGAAAAGCCCGACCGGAACAGCTTGGTCGCCAGCGCCGGGTCGAAGCCTTCCCCGTCATCCATGATCCGCACCGTCACCCGGCCACCCTCCGATTGGATGGTGACGGTGATCGCACCATGGTCGCGCCCGGTCGCGGCGATCGCCTCGATCGCATTGGCGAACAGATTGCCGACCACCTGGCTCAGGATCACCCGATTGGCCAGCACGGTAAAGGGCCGGGCGGGAAAGGCGAAATGGATCGAGGCGGCCTGCGAATAGCGGGCGATGGTGGCGTTGCGCGCGATGATGTCGGTGACGTCGCAGCGTTCGCGTGGAGGGCGTTCATGCGCCCTGGCCTGTTGCGCCCCGATGATCTCCAGCGTCTGACGCATCGCATCGCGCCCGATATCGATCCGTGCCCGCACCGCCTCGCGCGCCTTGGCCTCGGCATCGAGCGCGCCCCTGATGAACGCCACCAGCTTGGTCCGGCGTTCGGGCGCAACGTCCTCCCCCGCCAGTTCCGCCAAGGCCCGGTCGATCAGCGCGCGATCATAGGCGGGCGACCGATCGCCGCCATGGCTGAGGATGGCGCCGAGCGGGGATAGCGCGTTGCGGACATTGTGCAGCACCGCCACCGCGCTTTCCGAGCGGCCAAGCGCGAAGCTCTGTATCTCATTCTGTTCGCGCAGGTCCTTCAACTGGCTGAGCATCGCATTGAAACTGCGGCCGAGCGAACCGAATTCGTCGTCGCGCCCCTCCCTGTCGTGATAGGGAGAAAGGACGCCCGACGCCTGGACCCGCTGCATATGGCGCTCGACCCGGCCGAGCGGTGCCAGCACCAGCCATCCCAGCGCACGCCGCAGCATCAGCAGCGTGAAGACCAGGAGCAGGATCGATCCGGCCGTCGCCAACAGGAGAACCCGACGGCCAAGCAACGTGACCTCACGCGAGATCCGGAACCGCGCCATGCCGACCGCGCGACCATCCAGACCCTGAACCGGAACGGCAATCTCCATGCGCCGCGTGCCCTTGAACATGGTCCGGTCCGGTCCGGATGCGGGGCCGGTCAGGCGCGCCGTCTTGTGCATTGCGTGGGACAGGTGGGCGGGGGTCAGAATGCGGGCGACGGCGAGATAGTCGCGTGGTCGTCCCACTATGCCGGTGACGGTGGCGATACCGATGGCGGCGATCCGCCCGCGCAGCGGCAGATAGAAGCTGTTGGAATCCCGTCCTTCAAGCAGCTGCGAAAGGTCCCTGCGGTTCAGCACATCCGCCAGCGCGGACGCCATGGCGTCCGCCTCGTCCGGATGTCCGGGATCGCGCCACCGTGCCTTCCACCGCCCATCGGCAGCGGTCCGATAGGCCACACCCTGGATCGGATGATTGGGAAACACATCCGGCACGATACCGGCATGATCGCGCGCGATCTCCTCGACCCGCTGGGTGATATCGGCCAACAGGGTCTGCGCCCGTTGGCGATAGCCCATGATCGCCTGCTGCTCCAGCCGGTCGAAACTGGGTGAGATCACGAGCGCCAGGAAGGTCGCGACCGCTACCGCACCGCCGATCCCGGTCAGCGTCAGCATCGCGACCATCGTATTGCGCAGCGATCGGCGACGCGACCATTCGCCCAACCACCGGATCGCGGTACGCATCAGGGTCAGCCTTGCACGCCGGCCATCGGGGGTTGCGTAGGCGGCATACCGTCCAGCGACATGTAACGCTGCACCGCCAGCGCCCGCGCCTGTTCGGCGGGAATCGGGTGGGAGAAGAGATACCCCTGCAGGTGACTGGCCCCTGCGACGCGCAGCGCCTGGGCCTGCGCCTCGGTTTCGACCCCCTCGGCGATCACGCCCAACCCAAGGGCGCGGCCGAGATGGATGATCGAGTGGACGATCGCGTCGGACTCGCGCTCACGCCCCATGCCGTCGATGAAGCTGCGATCGATCTTCAGACAGTCGAGCGCGAATTTGCGGATATTGTACAGGCTGGAATAACCCGTGCCGAAATCGTCGAGAGCGATGCGGAAGCCCAGGTCGCGCAGTTCGCACAGCGTCTCGGCCGCGCGCTCGGCATCGTCGAAGATCGCCGTCTCGGTAATCTCGATCTGGACCCGGCCGGGGGCGACCCCCGCCCTCTGCACGCTGTCGAGGATATGCGCGACGAAATGCGAACGGCGGAACTGGATCGGGCTGAAATTGACCGAAACATATTGATCGGGCCAGTGGCGCAACTCGGCCAGCGCATGGTCGAGCACCCAGTCGCCCAGTTCGTGAATGAGATTGCTCTCCTCGGCGATGGGGATGAAGATGGTTGGGCTGACCGCGCCATGTTCGACGGTGTCCCACCGGACCAGCGCCTCGAACCCGACAATGTCGAGATCGGCGCGCCCGACGATCGGCTGGAAGGCCAGGGTCAGCTCGTCACGGGCGAGCGCCTGAGTCAGCCCGGCCTCGACACCGCGACGCAGGCGAATGCCGTCGTCCATCTGCGCATCGAACAGCCGGACGACGCCGCGCCCGGCGCGCTTGGCCTCGTTCAGCGCCATGTCCGCCTGGCGGATCAGGTCGATCGAATCGCCATCGGTGCCGCCCTGCCGAACCACCAGTCCGCATGACGCGCCGCAGCGCACCGAATGCCCCAATATGCTGAAGGTGGTCGCACAGGCGGTCACGATCCGCTCGCACGCGGCGACGGCCACCTCATGATGCGCGCTGTCGAACAGGATGCCGAACTCGTCGCCGCCCAGCCGCGCGATCAGCGCACCGGTGGGTGCGGCCTGGTTCAGCGTGGCATACACCTCGCGGATCAGTTCGTCGCCCGCCAGATGGCCGAGTGTGTCGTTGACCAGCTTGAACCGGTCGAGGTCCAGCATCGCCGTCACGAACCGGCCGCCCCGGCGACCCCGCTCGTCCAGCGCGCGCAGAAAGGCGACGCGATTGGGCGCGTCGGTCAAGGCATCATGCAGCGCCAGATGCATGGCGCGGCTCTCATTGGCCTCCAGCTCGGCGGTCTTTTCCTCCAGCGCGGCGACCTGCGCGGCCAGCAGAACCCGCGTCGCCGCCAGCTCGCGCTCATTCTGCCAGCGACGGCACAGCGCCAGCGCGGTCTGCCAGATCTCGGCGACCTCGAACGGCTTGGCGATATAGAAGATCTTGTCGGCGGGCCCGGCGACCTTGCTGATCTCGACCGGCGAAAAGTCGGAATAGCCGGTGACGATCACCAGATGAATATCGGGGTCCAGCGCCCGGATCCGCCGTGCCGTCTCGCGTCCGTCGAACCCCGGCGGCATCCGGATGTCGATGAAGGCGACGGCAAAGGGCGTGCCGTCGGCCAGCGCCCGCTCGACCGCCGCGACGGCATCCTGGCCCTGGCGATAATGGTGACGCTCGAACACCGCATCGCCTTCGTCATCCGATGCTTGGGGCTTGCCGAACAGGTCGGCGGCCATGGCGTCGAGCATCGCGTCCTGCGCCAGACCCTGGCCGGAAAAGCACAATGCATAGCTGTCGTGGATTGCCGGTTCGTCGTCGACGATCAGTATGCGCATCCGGTCACCATGAATCCATCGATCCCCGTTATATGGATCAATGGTAACCGGATACGCTTAAAGTGACGTAAATGGTCAGGTCTGGCTCCCCGTCACTCGACGGTGACGCTCTTGGCCAGGTTGCGGGGCTGGTCGACATCGGTGCCCTTGGCGACCGCGACATGATAGGCGAGCAGCTGGACCGGCACCGCATAGACGATCGGCGCGATCAGCGGGTGGACCTTGGGCATGGTGATGGTCGCGATACAGCCCTCGCCCGCCGCCTCGATCCCGTCATAGTCGGAGATCAGCACGACCTTGCCGCCGCGCGCCTGGACCTCCTGCATGTTGGAGACGGTCTTCTCGAACAGCGGGCCGGACGGCGCGATGACGATCACGGGAACATGCTCGTCGATCAGCGCGATCGGGCCGTGCTTCATTTCGCCCGCCGCATAGCCTTCGGCATGGATGTAGCTGATTTCCTTGAGCTTCAGCGCGCCTTCCAGCGCCAGCGGATAGTCGGTGCCGCGGCCCAGATACAGCACATCGCGCGCGCCGGCGA
This genomic interval carries:
- a CDS encoding bifunctional diguanylate cyclase/phosphodiesterase encodes the protein MRILIVDDEPAIHDSYALCFSGQGLAQDAMLDAMAADLFGKPQASDDEGDAVFERHHYRQGQDAVAAVERALADGTPFAVAFIDIRMPPGFDGRETARRIRALDPDIHLVIVTGYSDFSPVEISKVAGPADKIFYIAKPFEVAEIWQTALALCRRWQNERELAATRVLLAAQVAALEEKTAELEANESRAMHLALHDALTDAPNRVAFLRALDERGRRGGRFVTAMLDLDRFKLVNDTLGHLAGDELIREVYATLNQAAPTGALIARLGGDEFGILFDSAHHEVAVAACERIVTACATTFSILGHSVRCGASCGLVVRQGGTDGDSIDLIRQADMALNEAKRAGRGVVRLFDAQMDDGIRLRRGVEAGLTQALARDELTLAFQPIVGRADLDIVGFEALVRWDTVEHGAVSPTIFIPIAEESNLIHELGDWVLDHALAELRHWPDQYVSVNFSPIQFRRSHFVAHILDSVQRAGVAPGRVQIEITETAIFDDAERAAETLCELRDLGFRIALDDFGTGYSSLYNIRKFALDCLKIDRSFIDGMGRERESDAIVHSIIHLGRALGLGVIAEGVETEAQAQALRVAGASHLQGYLFSHPIPAEQARALAVQRYMSLDGMPPTQPPMAGVQG
- a CDS encoding ligand-binding sensor domain-containing diguanylate cyclase, whose translation is MKPYRPLAALALFLSVMILPLGRLEAADSWAAWRWTSFASLGEAIGLPHITTTAVVRARDGTMWIGTRGGLTRYDGLTQRVRTFKQRQADPHSLPDNYVRSLMALPGGGVLIGTNVGGLARYDPQRDAFIRLKPTHGAMGARIFSFTPDGAGGAYIGSDGGVHHYIARLDRVDPMTDSAIPSPDGRPQGAFAVFRDGDGTLWAGSDHGLWRRAPGTSPFTNVPLGAHKPSGDVWSILRDRRGRLWVGTGSDGVYLSENGDPRHFVQLPTLTSDAPLIGHRTIRAFAEDRLGRIWIATDGMGIVLLDPARGFAASGLRHDTGNPLALAGDTVRALAMDDGGGIWAATELGASRTQGPGGGVLRIGSAMHDPRLSLADDNVRGVLVDRRQQIWLGFSNGSVDRLDRAAGQVRHLALAGHHAGQDIKALLESSDGSILIGARGVVAIDPRTLATHDLVIPELGDLPVISLAETKRDLLIGTYKGLYKRDRATGRVTVYRHDPADPRSLPNNEVINILPRPDGQVLVATPGGIGQFDPRSGRFVCYANRANDPFSLPQDYVGSMVPDGRRLWVGTYGGVALGRTTRGGWKFRAIGEAQGLAGDNVASLTPDARRRLWTASAGGISVIDPTTLHVLEMSQRDGMPMRAFNQRAAATMNDGSLLFGSPEGLMVLQPDLLLGRRDRSDTAQLIVSQADINGRLLAIDSVARDPVVHLDRQGRTLRLGFSLTDYAAPEEIRYRYRLEGFDADWMTVPAGTPATAIYTNLPSGDYWLTLSAHVPGLAARTVTRQVRITVDPQWYETWPARIGLSLLLLVSIGGAFWLVTAVIRRRADVLEAIVAERTSALRVANAQLDRLASTDPLTGLANRRTLMNEMEQAAERACRSGGGFAFALLDLDHFKRINDEHGHSVGDAVLVEVARRIQGAVRAKDCVARYGGEEIAILFPDTGLEIATAIVERLRRQIAESPVMADHGPVPVTMSAGVAHWRAGNIAGDLMRRADEALYRAKRGGRDRVEQARDLERADG
- the dinB gene encoding DNA polymerase IV: MSLQPPAPDPVGDNRKIIHVDMDAFYASVEQRDDPGLRGRPVAVGGSRARGVVAAASYEARGYGVRSAMPSVTALRRCPDLVFVPPRFDVYRSVSQQIRAIFARYTDQIEPLSLDEAYLDVTSDRAGLGSATAIAEAIRAAIREETGLTASAGVSYNKFIAKLASDQNKPDGICIIPPAQGPAFVAALPVKRFHGVGPVTARKMEALGILTGQDLRERPLDVLQRHFGSYADYLHGAARGIDHRPVRAHREAKSVGAERTFENDLTERDALRAALERVVEAAWVRIERSGVAGRTVTMKLRYSDFRTITRARSTGHPITERAQFLAIGLDLLDQQLPLAGGVRLLGLTLSGLNAAHGGGDGPSQAELPL
- a CDS encoding sensor histidine kinase; protein product: MRTAIRWLGEWSRRRSLRNTMVAMLTLTGIGGAVAVATFLALVISPSFDRLEQQAIMGYRQRAQTLLADITQRVEEIARDHAGIVPDVFPNHPIQGVAYRTAADGRWKARWRDPGHPDEADAMASALADVLNRRDLSQLLEGRDSNSFYLPLRGRIAAIGIATVTGIVGRPRDYLAVARILTPAHLSHAMHKTARLTGPASGPDRTMFKGTRRMEIAVPVQGLDGRAVGMARFRISREVTLLGRRVLLLATAGSILLLVFTLLMLRRALGWLVLAPLGRVERHMQRVQASGVLSPYHDREGRDDEFGSLGRSFNAMLSQLKDLREQNEIQSFALGRSESAVAVLHNVRNALSPLGAILSHGGDRSPAYDRALIDRALAELAGEDVAPERRTKLVAFIRGALDAEAKAREAVRARIDIGRDAMRQTLEIIGAQQARAHERPPRERCDVTDIIARNATIARYSQAASIHFAFPARPFTVLANRVILSQVVGNLFANAIEAIAATGRDHGAITVTIQSEGGRVTVRIMDDGEGFDPALATKLFRSGFSTRTEKSGGLGLHWCANSTAAMGGSLELHSHGQGLGAVAILVLEAAEETEADADRAV